In Plectropomus leopardus isolate mb chromosome 17, YSFRI_Pleo_2.0, whole genome shotgun sequence, the DNA window atacttaagtacagttacCTGCAATTAAGTACAGTATTTTAATAAATGCACTTATTTTCCACAactggatttttggagccaaatgagaccatatttggacaagagggtggagccaGTGCTAGCTGCAAGCCTGGATAGGATGGTGGTTTTTAAACCACAGAATCCAGCTAAGCGCCTACACAATGACATTTAACCtctttaaacaaattaaacaagcTACTGAACATCGTGCATTGTAAAATGGTGagaattttaaattctttttatgggtttcaagtgttttttgtccaAGATTCAATGGTTTTTAAGACCCTATATACACCCTGAatatataaaaggaaaaaacaaaaaaaaacttccttaTATAAAGTGTCACTAGCTAATGTCTAACAGTGCCAGCGGTGTGTCAACATCCAAAGAGACAAAGGTCTTGTTAGGGACTGTAAGGAATTGTCTAGATGGGACTAATGCACAGTGCATTTAAGATGAATGTATTCCAGTTCAAGTTTggataaattatttttcattaggACACTAAATTGCCAAATACGAGTGAAAAAGTTACTGCCAAAAGAATGTTAAACAAATATGAGGAAAttgtcagtgtgttacagtgtacTCTGAGCGATCTTTTCCTGTACAGTAGTTTACACTGAAACCACCTCAACTTGTAAATGGTCAGGCAGGAACATTATGAGCAGAAATCCATTGCTCTGCTAAGCTTTTACAGAATCTCTCTGttgaaaaggaggaaaaacataATTGATTATAGAACCTTTTATTTGAAACAAAaccattaagaaaaaaaaaacatttcacagggTTTTAACAGTTGTCTCTTTTCCTTATTAAAATCCATTGTTgaaacatcaataaaaatacttcattGCATCAACTGATAGAGTAAAGGTCCAGGAGGCACAATCCTCGCCTGTCAGCTCATTTTAAGCATCAACAAATCATACCGGCGAGAGTTGGAGAAGGTTACGCTTACATGACAGCAAAAGGATACTTTAGAAAAACTATTTACCACCAATGTGTCAAGactaacaaaagaaagaaaacaaaataccaccagctttacaaatgaacacaagTTTATACAGTAAGACCCACTGAGAAAGAAAGCAGGACAGCACCAGTTCACCTGTAATACACCCCACAAGGACTAGAGTAGCCCTCTGTGTGTTCTGGATCCCTCTGCAGGAAGCAAGCTTCTGAACTTATCATAACTGTCATAAAAAGTtactaaaaatattaatatcgACATGTTAAAACTAACAAAAGTATAACAGATTATATAACATTTATCCCGCCAATATGATACAAAACACTACATACAGAGAGCCCTCAGTCCTGAAAAACTCTTCTCAAGGGCTGCgataaagagtttaaaaaagtgGATTTCAAGTTCAGATTTGCTTTTGAATCATGATTGATTATATTTAAGGTCTCTGTCACGGTTCAGAGGTAGGCCGAAGGCTGAAAGGACATCCGGCTTCATCAGATTCAGTCTTCATTTGTTCCATAGTGGCACCTCACCTCTGCATGGCACAAAAAAACCAGTAAGAGGTTCATGTGTGCCTTCAAACGCTCCTCGACATGCTCGCAGTAATGAAAGCAGTAAACTAGATCTCCTTTGGCGAGTTACTACAGTATATCTATGCACAGGTTATTGGACTAACATGGgaacaattcatcatttttactaACTGAGGGGTGTATTATTTCCCTTTATGATATACTAAGTGTTTAGCACCTTGCTGGTTTCACTCCTCAGTGCAGAGCTTGGTGCTGTGTTCTACCACAGGTCCAGGTTCTCAGTGTTGGCGAAGCCTGGGTCTTTGCGGAGCTTCCAGTAGGTGCCATTGCTCAGCCACACCTCTCTGCCCGCCTCATCCACAGATTTCCTgaagaaatgaacaaaagaaaactgtgaCTATTGAGCAATATTTGGGAAAATGTTCACTTTTCCTGCAACTGATGAGATTTTCCGTCAATCACCGCACAAACCTTCCCCGCCGTCGACGGGATATTCTGTcaatccatgttttcactgttataCAAGAGGCGGGGGGGCTGTTATTGATATTGTTCAAATAACAACATTTccctgtccaaaaaaaatgcactagATGATCCCAGGGTAACAGAAAGAGATGATTACTAACTTTCTGACTTTATTGCtatttatacaacagttagttctgaccaagcaatttgattggtcgagaggcaTTCCACAAGTGCTATaggagtacaacatcactgggactgttaacttttaactctgcatgtatcactcctTTTCGTAGCCATTCAAAATCTGTTAATTagtgtaaattattattaaagtgtGGTTTGAGCTGACTGTACATGCACTggagttactaaaagttatgaggaGGCCCAGGAGGGGGCAGCTGTGACAGACGGGTTTCGGTAAACTGGtcactgggagtaaaccagctgttacagatgttacaaggatgtgcagtgagacagggcACACTCGTCTGACACTAtccacagcctgagagacactgacacacacacacacgctgtctgaTACGGGACTCGAGGTGACGGAGATCACGGCAGTGAGTGGACACACACTGGAGCAACGAACTGTCTGATCAAACCATCTCATCTGAACCTCACAAAGTGTCGGTTAACAGAttgtgatttcactgaaaacacagagataaatgctCATGATACTAAACATCTGCTCTGTGCAGAACATGAAGACCGAGCTAACAGATTAGCAAGCagcgtgcaggaaaatgtttatgcgctgctaggcaacagctgtcacatCCAGCGATTGCAgaactatttgtgtcggcggagccaaaaaaaacataatctgtTGTCGCTTGTTAATATTAACAAATTAAAGGCgcttgtagaactgttgtatTAAAGCAATATCACACCCGAGGTTGTGTGCtgtgctgtatatcatcacagctgtgGTTATTTTCTAAGaccgaatcacagccgtgatgatatacagcaaaacatcactccctctcgtgtgatattgcttaattaGCGGCTTTTCACGGCCTCACAGCGATGTTATTTTacaaagcaacaaaagacacatttagcGACTTATTCAGATCATCAGGGAACTAGGGACAAATATATCGTCATTTATTCTCATGCTCGCTGCTCACAGTAACTGCAGAACACCACTGTCAGCAACTGTCAGCTTAACCTCCCTAAAGAATATACCGATATCTAAATAATTGATTCCTGCCAACTCCCAACAAGCTAgacaatatgtaaatatgcagagttTTGGTAAAGTTCCACTACTTAAactgaatattattttcagtattcaTTTTTGTGCAGTTCAAGttgacatgagaaaaaaagaggataaaataaattgatttcgCTCTTGAAAGTGAcgttctttcaaaaaaatgcaattttctccACTCTTTGTCCgaaatgttattttgatgaAAGTGCACAAATTCAGGTGTTGATAAAAAAGGAATGTTAGAAGCTAGAATAGAATGAATTTTCATATATGAAACAGATGAtctgttctttattttaatgtatttattgattacataatcaaaacataaaaatattatgggttttattaaatatgagcaaaaatacTGGCtgagtgtcctcagttcccaaaactgagttttaaaagaaaaaaatgtcacacgGTGGTAAACATggccctgattttttttttttttggcccagcttttttggaatcacattaaaaatcacaaataaaaatctAAGTTCAATTTTGGAATGTCTCTGACAAgtttcaaacaacaaaatatttcttaaaatgtactacgtcttttgtgttttttttccaagatcTTTCTAAACTGTCTGCATCTTAAATCGTATCAGGCATTAAAGGTCAGGatatctctgtttttattgtgattagTTTTTTATCTGTCTCTTGAGAGTCCCTTATCACTTGAGTTATCCTGTAAAATGTCACTGATAAGGGATGAGGCAACATTtggttgcatttaaatgttaaatcttcCTTTCCAACGCTTCTTAAGTAGAGCTCCTCACCTGAAGAACCTTGGGATGTGCTCCTCCCCTCTCTTGGCcatctcctttcttctctcccttTGCTTCTCCTCCACCTCATCCTTCCTTTTATCTGCTTCTGCTACCTTCCCCTCTTCCAGGAGCCTGATGGAGAGAAGACAGGcagaaaattaaacaactgaTCGCCACAGAAACTGGGCTGAAACATTACTATTATAGATAAATGTAAcgaaatattaaatattgtaaCAAATATGTCAGTctcagcaaataaaaataaggttTGTACCTCTGGTCTGGTCTGAAGCGTGTATCTGTAGGTGGAAGGACTGCCTGCAGCTCAGGCGTCAGCTCGTTTAGCTCTCTGGCATAACTGGAGAAGCCGTAGAACTGAGCGTGGTCATCAGGCTGCACATCTAAACAGGAAATTACATCATGCATGTCAGCGGTGGATTCAAAAAATTGGGGAGGACAAGAGGACGACAAACCCAGGGAgccatgtttttacacttttttagcTACTTATGTTACCTTTCTTGCGTTAAAAATAATTAAGCAGTAAATCAGCTGCTTGCATGATCTCGCAAAAACAGTCACTGCAGGCTCTGGATGGATCTTGTGTTTGCAAAATGTGCAGCTACAGCCTGTGTGGCAGTCTGTTGCCAAAACTGGGATCCAGTCCCGGGTGCAGCAGCATGTTGGGCCACCACATGCACATGCTACCATAATCCCTAACACAAGGCGCTAGTTAAAAATATTGGAAATGtaaatctgaaagaaaaaaaaaagaaatttgttcTCTGTTGAAAAGGCCTATGATTGTTTGTGTGGCATGAAAAGGAGTTTGCAAATTGTATAATTTCTGTCATAACTGTTAGAACTTCTGTTCTATGCTACGGTATGAAtctattgcttttattgtgctCGTGTACAATACAGTGGTGGAACTGTAAATGTAATCTGAAAATGATCATTGGACCAATGTAATGTCAATGTTTATTCTATTCACTTCACACAGGCTTCTCCCTCTTGTCTGCTCTGTAGGGGTTGCTGTTGAAACATTTGAATCAGGAATTCAATCATGTTTTCTCTCCAGTGCTGAGACTGGGGGGGATGTTACTCACTGGGCTTCCAGATACACTTTGGTGTGGACAAGGTATCACAGAAAATGCCCTCGTGCCAGAGGCCTCCGAAACGATGAACCACCTCTCCAGCCTGGTCCAGAACCACACCCTGCACCTCGTTCTTACTGTTGTCTGAGCTCCAGTAGCGAGACTGGAATAGAGAGGGAAAGGTCCTAGTGGTTAATGGGAGAAGAGGGCAAGAAAAGTCCATATGCATTACTCTGACTTTAACTGAACTAGCAGTAACAGATACAATCAGGACTGGAGAACTGCTTAAATGAGGGTGTGAgtatgcgtgtgtgcgtgcatgtgtgcgtgtgcactgACCTTGACAAAGGTGATCTTGCAGGTGCAGGCAtcattctttgtgtttttgatgaccACCTCACCATAGTGCTCCAACCAGCGGTCCTGACTCAGCACGTTGTGGATACATGTCACTGCCTTGTTCCATTCGTAATGATCCCCGTACCTACAAACACAATTGACACAAGAAAATTTAACTTCacttatatattttgtatatttccACATGTTTTTAGGCTTTACAGAGTTTAAACTGTTGTTAAATGAAGTTGGGTCTCACTTGGGCAGCATGACATTGACCATTCCAGAGGAGATAATCTCCACCGACTTCCCCCAAAACTTGTTCTTCCATCTCTGATCTGAGAGCAGACAGAACAGCAGACCATTAGCTGACTCCACTCATATAGTGCAGATGGATATAGCACGCCTCTCTGAGGACACAGCTCCTACCTTGCCAGAAAGTGAAGTTTTCGGACTCTGCATGGCAGGCAGAGATGGGTGGGTGATGGCTGACCTGAAAGCACAAATTATTACACAGTATTCCAGTATATTATGTGATATTATGAAAAATCAAGGGAtaaatgtgaagaaaatttCATTCGGAAATCTGATCATTGTACTTCTAGAATTATTCTACAAAAGCAAACATATTTTCGgcataatttcaacatttttctttttttaaccacgttctttaggtcattttcttgcgtctttttttttaaacttttcttttttgttgcttattttcagttaattttctcataactttttgtaaatttcctgataatttttgggccattttttgccaagttgctcattgccttcttctgtTAATGcctttgacagaaatcaagccaatttgctcttgTGTTAAGGGGTTAAGATTTGGTTGTGATGTCTGTATATCCGTGTGCTGGTTACCTGCTCACTGACGTAATGGAAGCCTCGCTCCTCTCTGTGATTCTCGTATGTTTCTCCCAGAACAGGGTTGAAGGGTTTGTAGCGATACCTCCAAGATGCCCAGGCATATCCAGAGATGGAGAACACTGCCACGTAAACCTGGGAACACAGATAGTTTCTTATTGGTGACCTTGCCACTGAAGTCAACTGTATCTCAGCTCCAGCTGGCTGAGAATTTAAGTAAACCAACTCACCATTCTCTCAAATGGATCATCAATGTGGTTTGCGATGTCCAGCAGCTCAGAGTACTCCAGCTCTTCACTGAGTctctgcagcaaacacactGGCTCATTGAGAGCGACTGGCATGGAGACTCTGGACAGGTCCTTACCGATGTTGTTGTACAGGATGGTCATGATGCCAATGTGGCTGTTGTCTGTTCCTGGGGCGGGGAGGGTAGTGCGACGACCTGGATCGCAGCAAGACAAATCAGATTAATGAAAGGACATCGGAACATCCCGAAAGGCTTTGCATAGGTCAACAATGCATAGAGGAAGCTCAACGTAAAATCacataaacagaaacaatatGGGAATATAACATGTCATGCCTAAGATTTATTAACTGAGCTGCTTTTTTTAGAAGCATAGTCTATGGTAGCAGTTCCCCAATGTTTCTGAACCAGGAGAGCcttacatttaaatttgtacttGAACAGCACTGCACTTGATAGTTTACAGTCATTCTTGCAAACTTTATATCATCGCTATTCTGTATTTCCATGCTTTCTTTGGGCAGACTGATACTCATAAAAACTTTTTCTATTCAACTCTGTGTCTCACTTtgtaatgctgttttaatgaaGTTGCTATTCAGCTTTCTAATTATTCAGATCAGATCTGGCACATGAAGTGTAtgaagtttatttattatttaccaCATGCAACCGATAATATTAGAAGACTCCTACATTATACTGTTGTGCGtgtttatgattattatttatttatttggatccCAAATACTCTTACTGGGGTCCAtactaaaatgaaatacataaattcATAGTCAACAATATTTTCTCTAACACTTCAAACAGGGAATAGAATTACAAAATTAGCACTGAATCAAAACTCATATGCAAAAGAGATTAAAGCAGTTTAATGACATGCATTTGGCTACTGCAAATACTATATACCTGTTGGAAATCAGTGATACCTACCCTGATATTCCTTAGCATCAGAtagaaacaaaaatatgcagaaatcAGCAATTATTTGAGCCCTGTTTGCAACCTGGATGACAAAGACTTGATTGTGTTTAAATTAATTACAATCAAAAGCTTGCCTAAAACTGAAAGTGACACCAAATAGCTTAATAGCCTAAATTATTTTGCTTGTACAACAAAAGTGTTAACTGTTTATAAATGTCAACCATTAGCACTGCTGAGCGTGTCCTCTCACTGTGCCATCAGGAAGCAGCATTCTGCATCTATGATCTAAAATCACAACTGAGGAGGCCAGACCAAAGTGGTGGCCTGGATACACAGCAGACATTACTGCACTCATTCAACATATGATGGGAGACAACGCAAAGATGGTGTTACCAGTATTTGCGGGCACAGGGCTGGGTCTGTCAGGAGCGTTGTTCAGACTGGCCCGGTAATTGAGGGTCGCAGtggctgaggaggagagaggagaaagtcAGTTCATCTTGGGACTGGTGTTTGGGTGATGTGGTCTCAGTGCTACTGGATGGTAGGCACAAACTCACTGTGTCCCTCCTCGGGCTCTGAGTTGCTGGTGGTGGTGATGTCACTGAGGCCTGACTCATCCGATGCCTCAGCCTCTGATGAGCTCTCGCACACAATCACCTCACTGGCATCAAAATACTCTGCCATGGAATCTGCCACTGAGGGTGCGCGGTGGCTGTGACGACCCATAGAtggtgtcctctgtcggggagCGCGGGGAGGAATTTGTGGTTCAAatgatatatttgtttttcaagtgAACAGTTTGTACATAGTAAGAGTATGATGAGGAGTATCAGCCACAAAGAAACATGCTACTTTTGTTACCTGCACGAAATGTCTACATGCGCTGTTTCGCTCTTACAGATGTGTGAAGAGCGTAAAGTGACTAGCCAGAGCCACACTAACCACAAGATGCTGTCATTCATTTGGATTTTTAACAGAGTGAGGGAAGAGTCACTTTGTCAACATTGTCAACATTTTCCCCACCGTTTTTACTGAATTTCATGtataacacaaaaatgaatgcaaatgagAGACAGCGAGATAATGAAGTCGACaagcacaaaaatacaaactgtctgtcacacacaacGCAGTACACACCTGGTCAGGACGGACGGTGCAGAAGGATTCTTCAGAAGAGTCAGAGGACAGGGAAAGCGAGTGGACTTTGGTCAGACGTGACTGTATGTCAAGctaaacatgcacatgcacatgcacatgcacacattcacagaccAGCCATGCAAGACACAGGAAATGGAAAACAcagaagataaaaataaacagtcagAATGTTATGCAGACTCCCGAGCATTCACACAGCACGTCGCGTTGATCAATGCGTTACTTGATTGTCCAACTGCTAGCAGGGCCGGATGACCAAACTGCATCTATGTTGCCACTATTACTATTATCTACCCCTACTATTGTATCTAAATGTGTTACTGACTAAgaataaatgcacaaaattgTCCCTTTTGTATCCTCATTCTGAAAAAAGCAATAGTTCCACTAAGCTATTTACATGGCtactgaaaatgaatatttcactaATATTACTGTTTGcatgcagccgtgcatactGAAATTAACACACCCTAATGTGTCACTTATTGtatcaaaatatggaaaaatggaACGTCTGGAGGTGCTTGTgctattttgtttctttgcatcaaaataaggttttttcaaaatgttgcacaGCGGACTCGTTCAACCgtgcaaacacagcctccctcttaCATTCCTTCTACCACCTTCTTAAAAAGGTCGCCATGACTTTCGGGCAGGCATCTCGACaccagccttgcaaactgttaaCTAGTAACTTTGTGTACAACATATTCATGACAACAAACAGAGCTAACAGTAAACAGGCAAGAGAAAATTGGTGGAGcgctcctttaaaaaaaaaatttttttctgttgtcatgtAAAAGATATTCCTTCCTTCTCTTCTAAATACAGAAATTGTAAGGGATTACATGTTTCCTGTGTTGCTCACTGTGAGAATGTGGAGTGACAGCCACCTGCTAGGcaaccaacaacaaaataaaaaaaaacagtcacagcaACTGATGTCCCAATGGCTGAAAAAGACAGTCACATGCAGCATGGACAGACACCAAGCAGGCACCTAAGAAGACACCTCATGCCACACCAAACAAGAAGGGTTACAGGGTGCCGTCAATTTGACAGCAGGAATTAACCACCCCCTTAACTGACAAGTCTGCACTGTTTC includes these proteins:
- the LOC121956458 gene encoding oxysterol-binding protein-related protein 7-like isoform X1 codes for the protein MQRYPYPIVPMDPQVCPPPLSSSQSVISGLDKSPASTFKPGHSRSSSTGSSKHSKQSRNWEVMDDLQQLDMYSVPGSTLDLSIPGICEGYLMKKRKYPLKGWHKRYFLLEKGILKYSKTQQDIQRGKLHGSLDVSLAVMSINKKSKGIDLDAGDNLYHLKAKSHDIFYIWLTKLCAHRVFRKNEAMSVHHGVLHALSMGPSTMPAMATLAQTNRAMPAHYASSASVYHPEMGSPAPAFSTNPAVTSKVSAWLQQTHDIDATSNELVRCQTELTELAQLIQRLNWLEGGLPITNTDLEMRISMQNLSLEKPKRRVGKGFGHSRTLSRVEAMGGVFTSSHLSGNCNSSASVQSIPDYVYSQLSNPQVTSPEAKKLHQDICAASQRVHASLKSIHEVLTLERERLRQAWTSPDLRHNTSQQLASLCSTLSELDIQSRLTKVHSLSLSSDSSEESFCTVRPDQRTPSMGRHSHRAPSVADSMAEYFDASEVIVCESSSEAEASDESGLSDITTTSNSEPEEGHTTATLNYRASLNNAPDRPSPVPANTGRRTTLPAPGTDNSHIGIMTILYNNIGKDLSRVSMPVALNEPVCLLQRLSEELEYSELLDIANHIDDPFERMVYVAVFSISGYAWASWRYRYKPFNPVLGETYENHREERGFHYVSEQVSHHPPISACHAESENFTFWQDQRWKNKFWGKSVEIISSGMVNVMLPKYGDHYEWNKAVTCIHNVLSQDRWLEHYGEVVIKNTKNDACTCKITFVKSRYWSSDNSKNEVQGVVLDQAGEVVHRFGGLWHEGIFCDTLSTPKCIWKPNVQPDDHAQFYGFSSYARELNELTPELQAVLPPTDTRFRPDQRLLEEGKVAEADKRKDEVEEKQRERRKEMAKRGEEHIPRFFRKSVDEAGREVWLSNGTYWKLRKDPGFANTENLDLW
- the LOC121956458 gene encoding oxysterol-binding protein-related protein 7-like isoform X2, with product MQRYPYPIVPMDPQVCPPPLSSSQSVISGLDKSPASTFKPGHSRSSSTGSSKHSKQSRNWEVMDDLQQLDMYSVPGSTLDLSIPGICEGYLMKKRKYPLKGWHKRYFLLEKGILKYSKTQQDIQRGKLHGSLDVSLAVMSINKKSKGIDLDAGDNLYHLKAKSHDIFYIWLTKLCAHRVFRKNEAMSVHHGVLHALSMGPSTMPAMATLAQTNRAMPAHYASSASVYHPEMGSPAPAFSTNPAVTSKVSAWLQQTHDIDATSNELVRCQTELTELAQLIQRLNWLEGGLPITNTDLEMRISMQNLSLEKPKRRVGKGFGHSRTLSRVEAMGGVFTSSHLSGNCNSSASVQSIPDYVYSQLSNPQVTSPEAKKLHQDICAASQRVHASLKSIHEVLTLERERLRQAWTSPDLRHNTSQQLASLCSTLSERTPSMGRHSHRAPSVADSMAEYFDASEVIVCESSSEAEASDESGLSDITTTSNSEPEEGHTTATLNYRASLNNAPDRPSPVPANTGRRTTLPAPGTDNSHIGIMTILYNNIGKDLSRVSMPVALNEPVCLLQRLSEELEYSELLDIANHIDDPFERMVYVAVFSISGYAWASWRYRYKPFNPVLGETYENHREERGFHYVSEQVSHHPPISACHAESENFTFWQDQRWKNKFWGKSVEIISSGMVNVMLPKYGDHYEWNKAVTCIHNVLSQDRWLEHYGEVVIKNTKNDACTCKITFVKSRYWSSDNSKNEVQGVVLDQAGEVVHRFGGLWHEGIFCDTLSTPKCIWKPNVQPDDHAQFYGFSSYARELNELTPELQAVLPPTDTRFRPDQRLLEEGKVAEADKRKDEVEEKQRERRKEMAKRGEEHIPRFFRKSVDEAGREVWLSNGTYWKLRKDPGFANTENLDLW
- the LOC121956458 gene encoding oxysterol-binding protein-related protein 6-like isoform X3; protein product: MDDLQQLDMYSVPGSTLDLSIPGICEGYLMKKRKYPLKGWHKRYFLLEKGILKYSKTQQDIQRGKLHGSLDVSLAVMSINKKSKGIDLDAGDNLYHLKAKSHDIFYIWLTKLCAHRVFRKNEAMSVHHGVLHALSMGPSTMPAMATLAQTNRAMPAHYASSASVYHPEMGSPAPAFSTNPAVTSKVSAWLQQTHDIDATSNELVRCQTELTELAQLIQRLNWLEGGLPITNTDLEMRISMQNLSLEKPKRRVGKGFGHSRTLSRVEAMGGVFTSSHLSGNCNSSASVQSIPDYVYSQLSNPQVTSPEAKKLHQDICAASQRVHASLKSIHEVLTLERERLRQAWTSPDLRHNTSQQLASLCSTLSELDIQSRLTKVHSLSLSSDSSEESFCTVRPDQRTPSMGRHSHRAPSVADSMAEYFDASEVIVCESSSEAEASDESGLSDITTTSNSEPEEGHTTATLNYRASLNNAPDRPSPVPANTGRRTTLPAPGTDNSHIGIMTILYNNIGKDLSRVSMPVALNEPVCLLQRLSEELEYSELLDIANHIDDPFERMVYVAVFSISGYAWASWRYRYKPFNPVLGETYENHREERGFHYVSEQVSHHPPISACHAESENFTFWQDQRWKNKFWGKSVEIISSGMVNVMLPKYGDHYEWNKAVTCIHNVLSQDRWLEHYGEVVIKNTKNDACTCKITFVKSRYWSSDNSKNEVQGVVLDQAGEVVHRFGGLWHEGIFCDTLSTPKCIWKPNVQPDDHAQFYGFSSYARELNELTPELQAVLPPTDTRFRPDQRLLEEGKVAEADKRKDEVEEKQRERRKEMAKRGEEHIPRFFRKSVDEAGREVWLSNGTYWKLRKDPGFANTENLDLW